One genomic window of Pseudomonas aeruginosa includes the following:
- a CDS encoding phage holin family protein, whose translation MLMTTVPLIAALAYIAAALRLVCYQRCGARFRRSVSLLASLLGASMAICGLEILLYRPPVSIWHAIVAALLCLLIFRSRGNVAALLRPSA comes from the coding sequence ATGACTACCGTTCCATTGATCGCCGCCCTGGCCTACATCGCCGCCGCGCTGCGCCTGGTCTGCTACCAGCGCTGCGGCGCTCGCTTCCGCCGCAGCGTCTCGTTGCTCGCCAGCCTGCTCGGCGCATCCATGGCCATCTGCGGCCTGGAAATCCTGCTCTACCGCCCACCGGTCAGCATCTGGCACGCCATCGTCGCCGCCCTGCTGTGCCTGCTGATCTTCCGTTCCCGCGGCAACGTCGCCGCCCTGCTGAGGCCATCCGCATGA
- a CDS encoding N-acetylmuramidase domain-containing protein has translation MTLRYGDRSQEVLQLQRRLNTWAGANLYEDGHFGAATEDAVRAFQRSHGLVADGIAGPKTLSALGGADCSHLLQNADLVAAGARLGLPLATIYAVNQVESNGQGFLGNGKPAILFERHIMYRRLAAHDQVTADQLAAQFPALVNPRPGGYAGGTAEHQRLANARQIDDTAALESASWGAFQIMGFHWQRLGYISVQAFAESMGRSESAQFEAFVRFIDTDPALHKALKARKWADFARLYNGPDYKRNLYDTKLARAYEQHANCAEASA, from the coding sequence ATGACCCTTCGATATGGTGACCGTTCTCAAGAGGTCCTCCAGCTTCAGCGTCGACTGAACACCTGGGCCGGCGCCAATCTCTACGAGGACGGCCACTTCGGCGCCGCCACCGAGGACGCGGTGCGTGCCTTCCAGCGTTCGCATGGACTGGTCGCCGATGGCATCGCTGGCCCGAAGACACTGTCCGCCCTCGGCGGCGCTGACTGCTCGCACCTGCTGCAGAACGCCGACCTCGTCGCCGCCGGAGCTCGCCTCGGCCTGCCGCTGGCGACGATCTATGCGGTCAATCAGGTCGAGTCGAACGGGCAGGGGTTCCTGGGCAACGGCAAGCCGGCAATCCTGTTCGAACGCCACATCATGTACCGCCGTCTCGCCGCCCACGATCAGGTCACCGCCGACCAGTTGGCCGCACAGTTCCCCGCGCTGGTGAATCCTCGCCCAGGCGGCTATGCCGGTGGAACAGCCGAGCACCAGCGCCTGGCGAACGCGCGCCAGATCGACGATACCGCCGCACTGGAGTCGGCCAGTTGGGGGGCCTTCCAGATCATGGGGTTCCACTGGCAACGCCTGGGCTACATCAGCGTGCAGGCCTTCGCCGAGTCCATGGGGCGCAGCGAGTCGGCCCAGTTCGAAGCGTTCGTCCGCTTCATCGACACCGACCCGGCGCTACACAAGGCGCTGAAGGCTCGCAAATGGGCCGACTTCGCCCGCCTCTACAACGGCCCCGACTACAAGCGGAACCTCTACGACACCAAGCTCGCGCGGGCCTACGAGCAACACGCCAACTGCGCCGAGGCCAGCGCGTGA
- the lysC gene encoding Rz1-like lysis system protein LysC (LysC is an Rz1-like component of a phage lytic system, substantially overlapping although not fully embedded in the gene for the Rz-like LysB component.): protein MTMNPIASGLTSLCLMLLVGCNSAPLSPERPLIISGCPAVTPCSLESAAPKDNGGLQTEVERIGLAWAECAAKVDMIIRTQGAATHEQAR, encoded by the coding sequence GTGACGATGAACCCTATCGCCAGTGGGCTGACCAGCCTCTGCCTGATGCTGCTCGTCGGCTGCAACAGCGCCCCGCTATCACCGGAGCGGCCGCTTATCATCAGTGGCTGTCCCGCCGTGACGCCCTGCAGCCTGGAGTCAGCGGCACCGAAGGACAACGGCGGCCTACAGACTGAAGTCGAGCGTATCGGCCTGGCCTGGGCCGAGTGCGCCGCGAAGGTCGACATGATCATCCGCACCCAAGGGGCTGCTACCCATGAACAAGCCCGATAG
- a CDS encoding phage tail protein, whose protein sequence is MNKPDSLKAHLLAAVPELRNNGDRLVIFIDNGRVRSTSAESLSFEYAYDLQVILTDFAGHPDSVFLPLLGWLLVNQSDLLANLTKVQDGITFEADMLDRSKVDLGIVLPLTERVVVKRREDGRYDVSHPEEPQLTEAIEVDGPMQMLANGELLAEWTPPTPTEAVMLETPQIRRPANG, encoded by the coding sequence ATGAACAAGCCCGATAGTCTGAAGGCACATCTGCTCGCCGCCGTGCCGGAACTCAGGAACAACGGCGACCGCCTGGTGATATTCATCGACAACGGCCGGGTCCGCAGCACCTCGGCCGAGAGCCTGTCCTTCGAATACGCCTATGACCTGCAGGTGATCCTCACCGACTTCGCCGGGCACCCCGACAGCGTGTTTCTGCCGCTGCTCGGCTGGCTGCTGGTGAACCAGTCGGATCTGCTGGCCAACCTCACCAAGGTGCAGGACGGCATCACCTTCGAGGCCGACATGCTCGACCGCAGCAAGGTCGACCTCGGTATCGTCCTGCCACTGACCGAGCGTGTCGTCGTCAAGCGTCGCGAGGATGGCCGCTACGATGTGAGTCACCCGGAAGAGCCCCAGCTCACCGAGGCCATCGAGGTCGATGGGCCGATGCAGATGCTCGCCAACGGCGAGCTGCTGGCCGAGTGGACGCCGCCGACGCCTACCGAGGCCGTCATGCTCGAGACGCCGCAGATCAGGCGCCCGGCCAATGGCTGA
- a CDS encoding phage virion morphogenesis protein, whose translation MADSLQVLEDWAGPILRALEPGPRAALARSLARDLRRSQQKRVMAQRNPDGSAYEPRKKRELRGKQGRIRRKIKMFQKLRTVRYLRAKGDAQAITVSFAGRIARIARVHQYGLRDRAEPGAPEVQYAQRSLLGFTAADLDSIRSGVLKHLPP comes from the coding sequence ATGGCTGACAGCCTCCAGGTTCTGGAAGACTGGGCAGGGCCGATTCTCCGCGCCCTCGAGCCAGGCCCTCGTGCTGCCCTCGCGCGTTCGCTCGCCCGCGATCTACGGCGCAGCCAGCAGAAGCGCGTAATGGCACAGCGCAACCCCGACGGAAGCGCCTACGAGCCACGCAAGAAGCGCGAACTGCGCGGCAAACAAGGCCGTATTCGGCGCAAGATCAAGATGTTCCAGAAGCTGCGCACGGTGCGCTATCTGCGCGCCAAGGGCGACGCCCAGGCGATTACGGTTTCCTTCGCTGGTCGGATCGCACGCATCGCGCGGGTTCACCAGTACGGGCTGAGGGACCGTGCTGAGCCTGGCGCTCCTGAAGTCCAATATGCGCAGCGCTCCCTTCTAGGGTTCACCGCCGCGGATCTAGACAGCATCCGCAGCGGTGTCCTAAAGCATCTCCCCCCCTGA
- a CDS encoding helix-turn-helix domain-containing protein — protein sequence MNSDSAKRGELARKARSVLGASTAEAAQLVHVSKRTWELWESGQREMPEASWELFVYKITHGITPTDERELLVVVDDNQAPLDVVSSDTFLNLREQGQGEYEISSMAVSRETGRQYIHRTRFKRKPYNEHVLKFAERHRQWD from the coding sequence ATGAACAGCGATTCTGCGAAAAGGGGAGAGTTAGCGCGTAAAGCGCGATCAGTTCTCGGAGCTAGCACAGCGGAAGCTGCGCAGCTGGTACATGTCTCCAAACGCACCTGGGAACTCTGGGAGTCCGGCCAGCGCGAAATGCCGGAAGCGTCCTGGGAGCTCTTTGTTTACAAGATCACCCATGGCATCACTCCGACTGATGAGCGCGAGCTGCTTGTGGTTGTTGACGATAACCAAGCGCCGTTGGATGTCGTTTCGAGTGACACCTTCCTGAACCTCAGGGAGCAAGGACAGGGGGAGTATGAGATCAGCTCCATGGCTGTGAGTCGCGAGACTGGCCGCCAGTACATTCACCGTACTCGCTTCAAGCGGAAGCCTTACAACGAACACGTACTGAAATTTGCCGAGCGCCATCGGCAGTGGGATTGA
- a CDS encoding phage baseplate assembly protein V: MADFATLSRMIENLIRLGTIAAVDHAAQRVRVLTGDLLTGWLPWASPRAGADREWNAPTLNEQVLLFSPSGQTANGVVLTGLFSDLIPPNGDRDALHRTTYRDGAVIEYDSAAHHLRAVLPAGGTTELISDGGIRIVGDITHQGDYIQTGNQTVTGKVTVSVDVIAKGISLVGHTHGGVMPGGATTGKPQ, translated from the coding sequence ATGGCTGACTTTGCGACCCTCTCCCGCATGATCGAGAACCTGATCCGCCTCGGCACCATCGCCGCGGTGGACCATGCCGCGCAGCGCGTCCGTGTGTTGACTGGTGACCTACTGACCGGCTGGCTGCCCTGGGCATCGCCGCGGGCCGGCGCCGACCGCGAATGGAACGCCCCCACCCTGAACGAGCAAGTACTGCTCTTCAGCCCATCCGGGCAGACCGCCAATGGCGTGGTCCTGACCGGCTTGTTCAGTGACCTGATCCCGCCCAACGGCGACCGCGACGCCCTGCATCGCACCACCTACCGCGACGGCGCGGTTATCGAGTACGACAGCGCAGCCCACCACCTGCGCGCAGTTCTTCCCGCCGGCGGTACCACCGAGCTCATCAGCGACGGCGGCATCCGCATCGTCGGCGACATCACCCACCAGGGCGACTACATCCAGACCGGCAACCAGACCGTCACCGGCAAGGTCACCGTGAGCGTCGACGTGATCGCCAAGGGCATCAGCCTGGTCGGTCATACCCACGGCGGCGTCATGCCGGGCGGCGCTACGACGGGGAAACCGCAATGA
- a CDS encoding GPW/gp25 family protein, whose protein sequence is MNAHTGGAIDRLAHIRQSIADILTTRIGSRVMRREYGSQLPELIDAPFNDTTRLQVYAATAMALMRWEPRIRLSRVQITGQNLAGQVLMEINATLVDSNEPHNLSIPLQMGASA, encoded by the coding sequence ATGAACGCCCACACCGGCGGCGCCATCGACCGCTTGGCACACATCCGCCAGTCGATCGCCGACATCCTCACCACTCGCATTGGTAGCCGCGTCATGCGGCGCGAATACGGCAGCCAGTTGCCGGAGCTGATCGATGCTCCGTTCAACGACACCACCCGCCTGCAGGTCTATGCCGCCACCGCCATGGCCCTCATGCGCTGGGAGCCGCGCATCCGCCTGAGCCGTGTCCAGATCACCGGCCAGAACCTGGCCGGCCAGGTGCTCATGGAGATTAACGCCACCCTGGTGGACAGCAACGAACCGCACAACCTGAGCATCCCCCTGCAGATGGGCGCCAGCGCATGA
- a CDS encoding baseplate assembly protein: MTTNFVAIDLSQLPPPHAVEQLDYEQILAERKAYAISLWPEDQQAEISARLALESEPLTKLLEENAYREMLWRQRVNEAALANMLASAQGADLDQLAANYNVKRLVIQPGDPSKVPPVPELLESDDSLRERAQMAWEGLSTAGPRNSYIFHARAADGRVGDASAVSPSPAVVVVTVQAAQGNGSAPADLLAIVDAYLNDADRRPVADRLTVQSAQVLEYRVDATLYLATIGPESEPILDAARARLTAYVHQRRRLGMEVSESAVHAALHVEGVRKVTLSNWSDIAATPAQAPYCTGITLTLGDE, from the coding sequence ATGACAACGAACTTCGTCGCCATCGACCTCAGCCAGTTGCCACCACCACACGCGGTGGAGCAGCTGGACTACGAGCAGATACTCGCCGAGCGCAAGGCCTACGCCATCAGCCTCTGGCCGGAGGATCAGCAGGCGGAAATCTCCGCCCGCCTCGCCCTGGAGTCCGAACCGCTGACCAAGCTGCTCGAGGAAAACGCATACCGCGAAATGCTCTGGCGCCAGCGGGTCAACGAGGCGGCTCTCGCCAACATGCTGGCCAGCGCCCAGGGCGCCGACCTCGACCAGCTCGCCGCGAACTACAACGTCAAGCGCCTGGTCATCCAGCCCGGAGATCCGTCGAAGGTGCCGCCCGTACCGGAACTGCTCGAGTCCGACGACAGCCTGCGCGAGCGGGCGCAGATGGCCTGGGAAGGCCTCAGCACCGCGGGACCGCGTAACAGCTACATCTTCCACGCCCGCGCCGCCGACGGTCGCGTCGGCGATGCCTCAGCCGTCAGCCCATCACCTGCCGTTGTCGTGGTGACGGTGCAGGCCGCCCAGGGCAACGGCAGCGCCCCGGCGGACCTGCTGGCCATCGTCGACGCCTACCTCAACGATGCCGACCGTCGCCCCGTCGCTGATCGCCTGACAGTCCAGTCCGCCCAAGTGCTCGAGTACCGTGTCGACGCGACGCTCTACCTGGCCACCATCGGCCCGGAATCCGAGCCGATACTCGATGCCGCCCGGGCCCGTTTGACGGCATACGTCCATCAGCGTCGACGCCTGGGCATGGAGGTGTCCGAGTCGGCGGTGCATGCGGCCTTGCACGTAGAAGGCGTGCGCAAAGTCACGCTCAGCAACTGGTCGGACATCGCCGCTACACCGGCCCAGGCGCCCTACTGCACCGGAATTACGCTGACGCTGGGGGATGAGTGA
- a CDS encoding phage tail protein I, which produces MPSLLPRNATELERLAAEALAQIERVPIPLRQLWNPSTCPVALLPYLAWAFSVDRWDSTWPERVKRQVIRDAYLVHSHKGTLSALRRVVEPVGSLTDILEWWQQTPAGVPGTFEITVDVSDNGLDEETVLELERLLDDVRPVSRHLTRLDLRITPDILARHGLATIDGDTLEISPWKQ; this is translated from the coding sequence ATGCCCAGCTTGCTCCCACGCAACGCCACCGAGCTGGAGCGCCTGGCCGCCGAAGCCCTGGCGCAGATCGAGCGGGTACCGATCCCATTGCGCCAACTGTGGAACCCCAGCACCTGCCCGGTCGCCCTTCTGCCGTACCTGGCCTGGGCGTTCTCCGTCGATCGCTGGGACAGCACCTGGCCGGAGCGTGTGAAGCGCCAGGTCATTCGGGATGCCTACCTCGTCCACTCCCACAAGGGAACCTTGAGCGCCCTGCGCCGCGTGGTCGAACCCGTCGGCTCGCTGACCGACATCCTCGAGTGGTGGCAACAGACCCCCGCCGGCGTCCCCGGCACCTTCGAAATCACCGTCGACGTCAGCGACAACGGTCTCGACGAGGAGACCGTGCTCGAGCTCGAGCGCCTGCTCGACGACGTGCGCCCAGTCAGCCGACACCTGACCCGCCTGGACCTGCGCATCACGCCGGACATCCTGGCCCGCCACGGCCTGGCGACGATCGACGGCGACACCCTGGAAATCAGCCCCTGGAAGCAGTGA
- a CDS encoding phage tail protein, with protein sequence MTTPKYGGLLTDIGAAALIAASEAGKKWQPTHMLIGDAGGAPGETADPIPSAAQTKLIRQRYRAQLNRLFVSEQSANVLVAELVLPMAIGGFWIREIGLEDADGKFVAVANCPPSFKASVESGSARTQTIRVQIILSGMEHVELIIDDGIVYATQDWVTAKVAADFKGRKVLAGNGLVGGGDLSADRTIALPASGVGAGTYRAVTVNANGIVTAGNNPTTLGGYGITDALHASEAVTTPTANKLLRLNAAGLLPASITGNAATASRLAAPITLSASGDATWSARFDGATNVNGVLTLANSGVTAGTYAKVTVNAKGLVTGASGLVASDIPALDAGKITSGILPAARGGTGNGIGQAATAVKLAAPRTIYLGGDASGSTTFDGSSNAGITVTLANSGVNAGSYPKVTVNAKGLVTAGGGLTAADIPALDASKIATGRLDLERLPLVSQGLATAVHTSVDPNSVVIPLVLTNHANGPVAGRYYYIQTMFYPTVEGNATQIATGYAGVADMYVRYAYASPATTDSSKREWSAWVRCDLGGAFAHAPDGELGGYVNLDSMIASGWWHQPFTANAKNGENYPVGEAGLLTVHAPTASMIYQTYRGYAAGGLYWRCRYNGTWSAWYRAWDSGNFNPANYVAKSEYSWASLPGKPSNFPPSAHVHSAASRGVSGWYKNNDTGVIFQWVNLSIGDHPGGVIDRVVTFPIAFPNACLHVVPTVRENGRPAIPASTVTVAEKARTATNCTIVSSEYIGNVQNFGINVFAIGY encoded by the coding sequence ATGACGACTCCCAAGTACGGCGGCCTGCTCACCGACATCGGCGCGGCAGCGCTGATCGCGGCGAGCGAAGCCGGGAAGAAGTGGCAGCCCACCCATATGCTCATCGGTGACGCCGGCGGCGCGCCCGGCGAGACGGCTGACCCCATCCCCTCGGCCGCTCAGACCAAGCTGATCCGCCAGCGCTACCGCGCTCAACTGAACCGTCTGTTCGTCTCCGAGCAAAGCGCAAACGTGCTGGTCGCCGAGCTGGTACTGCCGATGGCCATCGGCGGCTTCTGGATACGGGAGATCGGCCTCGAGGACGCCGATGGGAAGTTCGTGGCGGTCGCCAACTGCCCGCCCAGCTTCAAGGCCAGCGTCGAGAGCGGGAGCGCGCGCACCCAAACCATCCGCGTGCAGATCATCCTATCCGGCATGGAGCACGTCGAACTGATCATCGACGACGGCATCGTCTACGCCACCCAGGACTGGGTGACGGCGAAGGTTGCCGCGGACTTCAAGGGACGCAAGGTGCTGGCCGGCAACGGCCTGGTCGGCGGTGGCGATCTGTCTGCAGATCGCACCATCGCCTTGCCAGCCTCCGGCGTGGGTGCCGGCACCTACCGCGCGGTCACCGTCAACGCCAACGGTATCGTCACCGCCGGCAACAACCCGACCACGCTGGGCGGCTACGGCATCACTGACGCACTGCATGCCAGCGAGGCGGTCACCACCCCGACGGCGAACAAGCTGCTCAGGCTGAACGCGGCCGGACTACTACCGGCCTCGATTACGGGCAACGCAGCCACTGCCAGCCGGCTTGCAGCGCCCATCACGCTCAGCGCGAGCGGCGATGCAACGTGGTCAGCTCGGTTCGATGGGGCCACAAACGTCAACGGAGTCCTGACGCTGGCCAACTCCGGCGTCACCGCCGGGACCTACGCGAAAGTCACGGTGAACGCCAAAGGACTGGTTACCGGAGCCAGTGGGCTTGTAGCGAGTGATATTCCGGCCCTTGATGCAGGAAAAATCACCTCCGGCATCTTACCTGCTGCCAGAGGCGGTACCGGCAATGGTATTGGTCAGGCTGCAACGGCGGTCAAACTCGCCGCCCCTCGCACGATCTACCTCGGTGGGGACGCCAGCGGCTCGACAACGTTCGACGGTAGCTCAAACGCTGGAATCACGGTCACGCTGGCGAACTCGGGCGTAAATGCCGGCTCCTACCCCAAAGTCACCGTTAACGCCAAGGGGCTGGTTACGGCTGGCGGTGGCCTGACGGCAGCAGACATTCCTGCGTTGGATGCTTCGAAGATTGCTACCGGCCGACTCGATCTTGAACGCTTGCCGTTGGTGTCGCAGGGACTGGCCACGGCTGTGCATACCAGCGTTGATCCCAACTCGGTAGTCATTCCGCTGGTACTGACCAATCACGCGAATGGCCCAGTGGCTGGCCGCTACTACTACATCCAGACGATGTTCTATCCGACCGTCGAAGGCAACGCGACGCAGATTGCAACCGGCTATGCCGGCGTGGCTGACATGTACGTTCGTTATGCCTACGCTTCCCCCGCAACGACCGATTCGTCCAAGCGGGAGTGGTCAGCCTGGGTCCGCTGCGATCTGGGCGGTGCCTTCGCACACGCGCCCGATGGTGAGCTGGGTGGCTATGTCAATCTGGACTCGATGATTGCTTCGGGCTGGTGGCATCAACCGTTCACCGCAAACGCCAAGAACGGGGAGAACTATCCCGTAGGCGAAGCAGGTTTATTGACGGTTCATGCTCCAACCGCCTCGATGATCTATCAGACCTATCGTGGCTACGCCGCCGGCGGTCTGTACTGGCGCTGCCGCTACAACGGAACATGGTCAGCTTGGTATCGTGCATGGGACTCCGGCAACTTCAACCCGGCCAACTATGTGGCCAAGTCGGAATACTCCTGGGCGTCCTTGCCTGGGAAACCATCGAATTTCCCACCCAGCGCGCACGTTCACTCTGCAGCGAGCAGGGGCGTGAGCGGCTGGTACAAGAACAACGATACGGGGGTGATATTTCAGTGGGTGAACCTGTCTATCGGTGACCACCCTGGGGGAGTTATCGATCGGGTCGTGACGTTCCCCATTGCCTTCCCGAATGCCTGTCTACATGTCGTTCCAACTGTTAGAGAAAACGGCCGTCCTGCCATTCCCGCCTCAACTGTAACGGTTGCAGAAAAAGCCAGAACGGCGACCAACTGCACCATCGTTTCAAGTGAGTACATCGGGAATGTGCAGAACTTCGGCATCAATGTTTTCGCAATTGGCTATTGA
- a CDS encoding phage tail assembly chaperone encodes MFFYCPKTGGFYSPEVHGEQMPAESELWPLTDEEYEALLDAQGQGLLIVAGKDGQPVATPPPPLGDEALATIERDWRDRQLDDTDALVARHRDELEVGTTTLSTEQYQALQAYRRQLRDWPESGEFPLAEHRPAAPDWLEALFADGIL; translated from the coding sequence ATGTTCTTTTATTGCCCGAAGACTGGCGGCTTTTACTCTCCAGAGGTACATGGTGAACAAATGCCAGCGGAATCGGAGCTTTGGCCTCTGACGGATGAAGAGTACGAGGCACTGCTCGACGCTCAGGGCCAGGGACTGTTGATCGTCGCTGGCAAGGATGGACAGCCGGTCGCCACGCCACCACCACCTCTCGGAGACGAGGCTCTGGCAACGATCGAGCGCGATTGGCGCGACCGCCAGCTCGACGACACCGACGCCCTGGTCGCACGTCACCGCGACGAGCTCGAGGTTGGTACCACGACGCTCAGCACTGAGCAGTACCAGGCGCTGCAGGCGTACCGCCGCCAACTGCGCGACTGGCCGGAGTCTGGTGAGTTTCCGCTCGCAGAACACCGGCCGGCCGCACCGGACTGGCTCGAAGCCCTCTTCGCAGATGGCATCTTGTAG
- a CDS encoding phage tail sheath protein codes for MAADQYHHGVRVQEINDGTRPIRTIATAIIGLVATAEDADATAFPLDTPVLITNVQAAIGKAGTSGTLPASLQAIADQANAATVVVRVKPGEDEAATNSAVIGGVSADGKYTGMKALLAAKARLGVVPRILGVPGLDTQPVATALIAIAQQLRAFAYVSASGCKTKEEAIAYRENFAAREAMVVWPDFLTWSTVVNQTVPAPAVAQALGLRARIDQEVGWHKTLSNVAVNGVTGISADVFWDLQSPSTDANYLNENEVTTLVQEGGFRFWGSRTCSDDPLFAFENYTRTAQVLADTIAEAHMWAVDKPMHPSLVRDILEGVNAKFRELKGLGLIIDAQAWYDPNVNDKDTLKAGKLRITYDYTPVPPLEDLTFFQKITDSYLVDFASRVNA; via the coding sequence ATGGCCGCTGACCAATATCATCACGGTGTCCGGGTCCAAGAGATCAATGACGGGACCCGCCCCATTCGCACCATCGCCACCGCGATCATCGGCCTGGTAGCCACCGCCGAAGACGCCGACGCCACCGCCTTTCCACTCGATACGCCGGTACTCATCACCAACGTGCAGGCTGCCATCGGCAAGGCGGGCACCAGCGGTACGCTGCCCGCAAGCCTGCAAGCAATCGCCGACCAGGCCAACGCCGCCACTGTGGTGGTGCGGGTGAAGCCGGGCGAGGATGAAGCCGCGACCAATAGCGCGGTCATCGGCGGCGTCAGCGCCGATGGCAAGTACACCGGCATGAAGGCCTTGCTTGCCGCCAAGGCCCGCTTGGGCGTGGTACCGCGCATCCTCGGCGTGCCGGGCCTGGATACCCAGCCGGTCGCTACCGCACTCATCGCCATCGCCCAGCAACTGCGCGCCTTCGCTTATGTCTCCGCCAGCGGCTGCAAGACAAAGGAAGAGGCCATCGCCTACCGCGAGAACTTCGCCGCGCGCGAAGCCATGGTGGTCTGGCCGGACTTCCTGACGTGGAGCACCGTGGTCAACCAGACCGTGCCTGCGCCAGCTGTTGCCCAGGCACTGGGCTTGCGCGCCCGGATCGATCAGGAGGTCGGTTGGCACAAGACCCTGTCGAACGTCGCCGTCAACGGCGTGACCGGCATCAGCGCCGACGTGTTCTGGGACCTGCAGAGCCCCAGCACCGACGCCAACTACCTCAACGAGAACGAGGTCACCACCCTGGTGCAGGAAGGCGGATTCCGTTTCTGGGGCTCGCGCACCTGCAGCGATGATCCGCTGTTCGCCTTCGAGAACTACACCCGCACCGCCCAGGTGCTGGCCGATACCATCGCCGAGGCGCACATGTGGGCGGTCGACAAGCCCATGCACCCGTCGCTTGTGCGCGACATCCTCGAGGGCGTGAACGCCAAGTTCCGCGAGCTCAAGGGACTCGGCCTGATCATCGACGCCCAGGCCTGGTACGACCCCAACGTGAACGACAAGGACACGCTCAAGGCCGGCAAGCTGCGCATCACCTACGACTACACCCCGGTGCCGCCGCTCGAGGACCTGACCTTCTTCCAGAAGATCACCGACAGCTACCTCGTCGACTTCGCCAGCCGCGTCAACGCCTGA
- a CDS encoding phage major tail tube protein codes for MAMPRKLKNMNLFNDGGSYQGLVKSCTLPPLARKMEPFRGGGMNGPVKADLGHDDDGIQFEWTVGGLELTVLKQYGAVSASGVMLRFAGAYQQDDTGAVTSVEIVVRGRHETIEMGDAQPGEDTEHKITTTCSYYKLVVNGEEVIEIDLLNFVEKVNGKDLLEAQRKAIGL; via the coding sequence ATGGCCATGCCGCGCAAGCTCAAGAACATGAACCTTTTCAACGATGGCGGTAGCTACCAGGGCCTTGTGAAGTCCTGCACCCTGCCCCCGCTGGCCCGCAAGATGGAGCCCTTCCGCGGGGGCGGCATGAACGGCCCGGTCAAGGCCGACCTCGGCCACGACGACGACGGCATCCAGTTCGAGTGGACCGTCGGGGGCCTGGAGCTGACCGTCCTCAAGCAGTACGGCGCAGTCAGCGCCAGCGGCGTGATGCTGCGTTTCGCCGGCGCCTACCAGCAGGACGATACCGGCGCGGTCACGTCCGTCGAAATCGTCGTTCGCGGCCGGCACGAGACCATCGAAATGGGTGACGCCCAGCCCGGCGAAGACACCGAGCACAAGATCACCACCACCTGCAGCTACTACAAGCTCGTCGTCAACGGTGAGGAAGTCATCGAGATCGACCTGCTGAACTTCGTCGAGAAGGTCAACGGCAAGGACCTGCTCGAGGCACAGCGCAAGGCCATCGGCCTGTAA
- a CDS encoding phage tail assembly protein, with protein MKTEQTPADLQNAPDNVVTLDQPIKRGAQSIESLTLRKPSSGELRGLHLLDLLQFDVAATMKILPRISQPTITEPEAAGMDPADLLACGQVIAGFLLQKRAKAAASLIA; from the coding sequence ATGAAAACCGAACAGACTCCCGCTGACCTGCAGAACGCTCCCGACAACGTCGTAACCCTCGACCAGCCGATCAAGCGCGGCGCCCAGTCCATCGAATCGCTCACCCTGCGCAAGCCCTCCTCTGGCGAACTCCGCGGCCTGCACCTGCTCGACCTGCTGCAGTTCGACGTGGCTGCGACCATGAAAATCCTGCCGCGCATCAGCCAACCGACCATCACCGAGCCCGAGGCCGCCGGCATGGACCCGGCTGACCTGCTCGCCTGCGGCCAGGTGATCGCCGGTTTTTTGCTGCAGAAGCGGGCGAAGGCGGCAGCCTCCCTGATCGCGTAG
- a CDS encoding GpE family phage tail protein, which translates to MADLAVTFHWAPDHMDRLSLTELMEWRERARVRSSADGE; encoded by the coding sequence ATGGCCGACCTGGCCGTGACGTTTCACTGGGCGCCGGACCATATGGACCGGCTCTCGCTCACCGAACTGATGGAATGGCGCGAACGCGCCCGGGTACGGAGTTCCGCCGATGGCGAATGA